In the genome of Lathyrus oleraceus cultivar Zhongwan6 chromosome 4, CAAS_Psat_ZW6_1.0, whole genome shotgun sequence, the window ATATTGTGCATCTCCCTAACTTTATTCCCTGATAAATCGGCAAAAGATGTGCATAGTATGTGGATACCATTTGTTCAGGATTTGGGTAAGTGTGGTGAATATAGTTGGGGATCAGCTGTGTTAGCGTATCTATATAGGGAAATATGAAAAGCAGTTGACGTTGATGTTGATGGTATTGGGGGGTGTGTTATTCTACTACAAACATGGGGATTTACACGATTACCATTTATAGCACCAATTACTTATGCAGTTCCAAGTCATCCATATGCATCAATGTAAGTCTTAATATTTCCATGAAAATTCATTTCTTTACATTTCTGTTCTCTGTGTCATATAAGATGTTAATCTTTCAATTTAATACTGCTCTACTTTTTAGATGGGCTTCGACCAACAAAAAATTGCTCTAGAAATCCTCGTCACTACCTTGATGGGTATCGTGTCATGCTCGATCACATGTCATCAACAAACGTAATTTTGGTTTGACTAGTTTTTTTATTACATGACACTCAAACAATAAATGGTAAACTTACGTATTTCTTTTAATACAATCACAGTTTATATGGAGGCCGTATCTTGgatacccccccccccccccttgaAGAATGATGATCATTTGATTTGGAGCGCAACAACACCAATCTTGTGCTTTTGGATCGTTGAAATGCATCAATCAGATAGGGTCAAATTGCAATTTGGGTATTATCAAGACATACCCAATCCACCTAAATGCCTACAAGAAGAACATACCATGACTATGCAAGAGTCATGGAATTATAGTTACACAACGTTGAATAGAAACGAACAACAACTTTGGGAAAACAGACACCGACTGTGTTTGACTGGGGTAACGTTTCAGGGAGAAATGAAGCCAACCGGAGAATATATTAATTGGCTACGACATCTTCCATTACAATACGCGTCAATTGAGCAACTACTTATTGACCCCCGCCAACATTGTAACACATCACAAATGTCGACTGCACCACGACCACCATTAAGAAACCCCGGAACAAGAATCCCTCCCAACCAATATTATACACAAACTTCAACTTCCACCCAACATGAACCACAAGGTCAATATACACAACCCTAccaacaacaaacacaaaacacCCAATACCATCAACCAAACTACCAAACCCAAACACAACACACTTCATACCAACAACCAAACTTCCACACAATAACCCAACAAACACCTAATAACTACCCATACCAAACACCACAAAACCCAGTACACTACACTTCTCAAACCCAACAACAACCATACATACGCCCCCCACATAACTACACACCCATCCCACCACCTAACTTTGATTACTCTACTACACATCAACAATCAACAACCACCGATGTGAACGACTATTACATCGCAAACATAGAAACTTCAAACCCAAACCCAACCTCATTCACACAAATATTAAATAACTTTTCTCCTAGTATGGATTTCGAAAATTTTGAGGCATTCGAAATTTTTCGTGAGCAACCACCCATTCTTCAAACCACTGATATTCCCTTATCAACTAACGCCCCTACTATAcctacctcaacacaaccattAGGTCGTGGTCACCGCGTTCGAGTACGTGCAAGATGTGGAACTGGTAGTCATTTCGTCGATGAAGATCTCAATCAACGTCGCAATTAATTGTTTTTAAATCTACTTTTCATTGTAATTATCGTTTTTACTTAATATTATATGAAactatattttttatttcatttataaAGTTTACTAAAATTAATATCTAATCATCGATTAAAAAATTTATTCTTAATAAATTTATTGTAACTATCCttaattttcttttttattaaaaGTATTACATCacaattaaaaaaattgaaacttctctttttttaaattaatttcGAAATATTATgtaatattaaatatttataaCAAATATTACAGAAAAATATATAATTTCgaaattttaattaattaattattattaataatgATTCTTAATTAGTATTATATATTTATTACAAATTATATGTAAAAGTAAATATAactaattaatattaaataattatgaaaaatattatatatcaaagtagttaattttttttaaatatatatatttttattaaatataatatttaatttaatttttaatattaaaaagTTATTATAATCATTTAATATATTTTCTgaaattaaaaaacaaaacaaaaatattttaatgCACACTCCATCCCAAATGGCGCACCCCAACTGCACCTCTGGGGGCGTCCGCCATCTAGGATGGAGGAGCCTGTCAAATAATATTTTAATCACACTACAGGACAAAAAAAAGTGGCATCCTGAGATTTTTTTTTTTCAACAAATGGCATTTTGAGAAAATTATTTCAGGGCAGTGACAATAATGTCAATATCTCGCCTTTAAATCTGTTGGATATTCAGCAGAATACTAAAAAcaaaaatcaatttaaaattttaattaattaaatataaacAGACATGACATGATGGATTGTTAGATGTTAGTACTAtaccaaaaaaattcaaagagTGGGGGAGTGTTCACATTACTGTCCTAAAAAAGAGAGTCAAAAACAATTTGGTACAGATTTATACCAAATACATTGCATATATTTAAAGCTAGTAGTGTACTTGATGATTGAGGGTGGGGATTTCGTAAGAGATTTCAAGGGATTTGTTTTTGCAACTTGTGTATCTAGAACTATCTATGGTTGATGTATGGCAAATAGATGTATGTACAAATTTGTTGGTAAATTTAATTAAGGGAACTTTGTTTAGACTGTATTAGAGTTCACCCAAGCTTCTTTGTCTCAGGTGATTGCAAAGTATTCAAAAAGGTTAATATGTTGTTAaacaaaaatgcaaaaaaaaaagaCTCGGTAACTATTGTACATAAAGCCGCACCTAATTCTATCTCACCCTCGTAATACCATTTTCATTTTACTACGGTTTTTGTGACTGTCTTAGTAATAATCGCATACAGTTACTGATATTACCAACCAACGACCCATACAGGTCAAAAAGTTCTCTGAAATTGGTTCAATGGATGAACAGTAGTTGAATTCAACTCAGAAGATGACGCCAATGGCGAAGCATCTTTGAGTTGATTATACCTTGCAATATCAAAATTGTGAAGTTTCATCAAACGCTTCTGCTTAGTGCTGAAACGGCTCTGATAGAAACCTTCAAAGCAAGGTTCTTTTGATGTTCTCATGAAGAATGTGTAGCCAGCCATGAAGTACATTGAGGTTACATAGAAGCATATCGGCTCCATTACATCCCAGTTAAGTTCCCAGAATGTGAGCCTCATGAATGCTAGTGTTTGGACCATCAGAAAACCGAGTCCGCCCCAGAGCTCCCGGCGAACCCTTGAGTCCGCTTTGTTGTCAATAGCAGCTTTCACTTTCTCCATTTCTTCCAGTTCTTTTGTTTCTACATCATTAGGTTTTTGACCTGGTACAGGGAGTAGAGCCTGGATTGTTTTTGCTACCTGCATCATAAATTTGAGAGAGTTTGGGTAAACATAGCTCAATCTTTATTTGTTTGTTACTCTCAACTTTGCTGTAATTACAGTAAAACTTTGGTAATTGAATTTGTACCCAAAAGAAGCGTAAGAGAAAAGAATACTAAAACATTGTGTAATCTTTACACAACTTGAATAAAATAAAAGAGCAAACGTGTACTCAATTAAAATAAAGAAGGAGATAAACTAAAAGAATCCCCCATTCATGAAGGTCCTGACTTTTAGGAACATGTATCTATGATGGGAGAAACTTAGCAGATTGATTCTCTGCCGCTCCACcataaagaaagaaaaagaaaacaaataaaacCTGCAAATCGAGAACAGGTAGCAAGATAGAGAAAACATATAATAAAGTTACAGAATTCCAGGAAGTCGCCTTAGCCATATACAGCTTGGCCAAAATCTATGAATTGAAATAATATAAACACCTTGTCACATAGCTAGCGTGCAATGTAATGTGACATACACACCCTGTCACAAATCTAAGATTTGTCACAGAATTTTTTGCCATGCGACAATCATAATAAataacataaaaataaaaaatatgaatttATCAACAACTATACCTTTTGTCAACAAAAAAAAAGTATAACTGTGTCAAATATCAACAAATTTTAATAATTAGTACTAATACTTAACACCTATCTCAAAAACAGCTACTCAAATTTATTATAAAGAAACATCTAATAATATATTTTTGACTAATCATTTGGTCAGTTATCTTAtaaatcattttattttcttgttggcACAACTGCACAAGTTGATCTGCCTCTATATATTAAtttatgaatatatatatatGGACATCCACTTCCACAAACCTCTTTCCTCCGCAAGTTATTATTAATAAAACTACATAAATTTATGAATATATGGACACCCCACTTACACATCCAAGTAGTGAAATGCAGGAAACGACATGAATAAAACTAAAATATTACACACACGCGGTTAAAACTTAATAGTATAATATTgtaaattaatttaaatttacTTATTTTGATTTCAAAGTGAAACTCACTCACACCAAGAAAATATCATTTTCTATTTAACATGTAATATAAATTAATTTTCATGTGattaaatttataaaaaaaaatcaaaccTATGTACACATTAATATTACACTACAGGAAATTACTCAAGTGTCCATTATTAATATAAGATTATGTAAAAATATGTGTATATAGTattaaataattcataaaacTTTAAAAGGAATTTTGACTAGATAAGCttattaaatatttatattattattcTGAAAAAATTAGCTTTTAAAGTATAATTCAGATAAGATTGTAATAAATGCCcaattatttatattattattctGAAAAACTTAGcttttaaaattaatttttaacCAAAAATTCAAATgtatataatatattaatttattatttatatttaagAATAAGGGAGTATATATCTAAAATTGATTTTTATAGTTCATTGAACAATTGATTAATCTAGTCACTACATAGCCCAGATATATGAATTGTTCAATTAACTTAAAAAATTGTCAAATTTAAAAAGTAATTTTTTTGTAACtataataataaattaaaaatataaaaaaaaaatcctCCTTGAATGGAGGTAGGTGTGAAAGAGTAAGGGCTTTCGGCAGCCCTTAATTTACCATCTCAAACGGAGAATCCTTTACACGTTTTAGATCTGAGCAAACAACAAACTCTCAATTTCCTGTTCAAAAGTAAAGAAAAAATAACCACAAAACCTTATCAGTTTTCAGCCATCTCAAATTCACGGCCTAAAATTAAACCTAGCTATACTCAACAAAAAGTATGCGCCAATCGATAGAAAGTTCAGAAACCTATCTTTGGATCTTAATAGTATTATTCTCCATCATGAACCACTCTGTATCAGCCCACAAATTAATACACAACAACAACACAACGCAACATATAAAACAAAATTGaaataataaaacaaaaattaattaaagcttaatagaaaattaaattaaatttaccTGTTCGGGTTTCAGAAAAACGACGTCGCCTAAGATGATTACAGTTGCGGAATCGTCCAGTATTTTCGCAATCTGCTTCGCTTGTTCTTGATCGGAGCAATTTTCGCCGCACATTTGAATAAACTCCGAGTACGTCACGCAATTCTGTTGAATCTTCCTCAGCTTCGACTTCACGGCTTCAAGCTGCGCCGCTCTCAACAATTTCCGAACATCTTGGACTTCCACGGCCGTTTCCTCCTTCTCCGGCGGACTCAACCCGTCCAACCGGATCCGGTTTCTCGCAATGTCCATCTCCCGGAGTTTCTGGATGAGGCTATCCCCGGTAGGACGCGGAGATCGGACCTCCGGTAGGAAACCGGCTCTCTTATGGAGAAACCTACGGAAAACACCGTCGTCTCCGGGCTCCGGGGCAATGTCGCGCTTCGCGGCGGTGGAAGGGATCCGTGATTGAAGAGAAGAAGACGAAATGCGACAGTTGGAAAGAGATTGCGACGACATTTTGGTGATGTTTAAGAGACGCTGAGTTAGGGTTTTCTTAAACGCCATTGATGAAGATAAAAAAATTGAAACTTCTAGAGAGAGAATGAAAGTGTTTAATGGATTGTATTGAAGTAAGAAGAGATCCGAACGGTATTTATAGGTGTCCCATAAAAACGGAGAACACTCATTAACgtttttcaattatttatttttctaattttattattataaataaataattgaGATAACGATTACGAAAAATACGCGAGAATTTGTACGCGATATCGTCGGCGAGAGATTGAATTGCAATACAGAAGTTGAATTCATTCGAATTCGATGTCTCTATCCCTAGAGTCATTCGGAAAGGAATATTCCGCTACGATAAATTGAAATATAAGGGTTCATGGGAATTAAAGGAGAACCGTACACGTGTGCGTAGATGGCGTATAAAGACTAAGTCGATGACAGATTTAACCGTTTAACATATGGATAAGTAAAGGTTAAAAGATAACTGTTGTATTCTATATTAAAATCAAAAGACAAATTTAAGATTTAAATTTTGATTTAAATTTAAAGTTTTTAAGTCTAAATTGGGATGTGAGAGGAGGTTAGTTCTGGGGCTGGTTCTTAGCTGTGTGGGGTGTTGTTGACTCGGTTGGAACCTGGACTAGTagattattatttttattttaggtggagaaaaaaaagaaaaaggtgtgaTCACTATCAAAATTTCTAAGATTATCAATAAAAAGAAGAAGTTATAATTAAAGAAGTAAGTGAAATGGATTGGTTAGAATACCAAAATTGGCATTCTTTGCATGGGATAGGGGAAGTAGGGGAATGAAAGAAAGGGTTGAGACAAATAGATGGAATTTACAAAAATCACCATTTTGTTCTATAGTGGGATATATAAAATAGTTTTTTACTAATATTTTGCTAGTTTTTTTAGAAATAATAGCAAATTTATTAATAAAACTGAAATTTAGTAGGACCAGTATGAATCGGTGATATATTATTTGGGTAAATGTAGACCTTGGGTTCCTCTTATAAAATGACATGACATGTTAGTATTTCTTTTGGCATACAATCAGTCATGTTACTTTCTCCATCCATTTCATAAAGTTAGTCATGCTAGACCGGTCCTTCAAATTAGGAATACATTCCTACTTTTAAGTTAGTCCAtgaaaatatatatttttaatatatagTTGAGAATATAATTATAAATGGCCCGTATAAATTTCTTTCCATTGAAAACTACATTACATGTTTCATTTGAAAGTTataagaaaaaataaaaaaataacttttaataataattttttattctTCCATCtacaaatgaattaaaaatatataaaatcTTAACGTAAAGATTAAAAGATTAAATATATGAAGAGATGGCAGAACGAGTTGTCTATCCTGTCATGTCCCGCCTTAAATCTGTGAAAAATGAGCAGAACGGATAAGTCCGCCATGTGAATTTGCGCTTAAAAATTTAGCTCGTTTCATCAAAGTGACAGGTTGGTGGCCGAcgaatttatttattttcatttttttaataatttttttatattataattagatttttcacttattttttaaaataattttgtATAAAACATCTTTTTAATAAATTTTACTTAAAAAATATTGCATCTTAAGGAAGACTTCATGCGTCTATTGGTCGAATAATTGAAGGCTTACGCCCTTAGGGATGACCTTTTCCAAATCCTTGAACAAGATTCCTTTGTAGAACCCAACATCAGAAAGCTACTGAAGAAACTTAATGGTCAAAAATTGCCTGAGTCGATGTTCCCTTTATGTTGGACTTCAAACCACTCTTCAATCAGATCGGCTAGACCATTGTAGAGAAACGATCGTCTGTGTACGATCTTCGCCAGAAAGCTGAGAAGTCGACCAAATAATGGGATCTTAGCGTGGCGTTGCAATAAAAGGTGGGTGCTTTAGAGAAAAAAGTTCAGGAAGAACCAAGACCAACTTTCATCCTATAGAGGATATATTGTTGTATATGATGCGTAAATTGCTCTGTTGAGTAAGTAGGTCGAAGACCTTAAGAAAAAGGAAGTGAAGATGGAGGTTTTAGTGTTTGTCTCAAACAAAGCTCATATTGATCTTGAGGCTCATGCTGGCATTCAATATGTTAAGGCTACCATTCAACTTGGTCAGGCGATCGAGGAGTTGAAGTTGGAAGATTCTAGGCTCGATGATAAGATCATCCTTCTAAAGGCACACCTCCAAAATGTCAAGAACGCTTTTACTTAGGTCATTTATTTTTATTCGATTTGCATGAATCTCTATGTGATATTCTCAACTTTTGATGTAAATACATTTTGCCATTTTGGCATCCCTTAAAATGAATACTATGATGGCTTTCAATTcatattaaaatttattattttgTTATTTGAATCTCATGTAACATATGTTTGTACTCTTTTAAGTACTTCCCATTTATTTGCAGAGTTTGAAGCTCAGGGTTGGGTTCTTCGATCTTATAGGCGTTGTTTTAAAATGCCTGAATGATTCAAAAAGGACCTTCCCAGTTAGGTGACTGCTTCCCAATGGCCTTATCTTTTTTGTCCACATGCAAAATAACCTTCTAGACCAGGTCATTAACCAATAAGGCCTTAGGTTTTAACTTTTTGTTATAGGTTTTAGCCACCTCTCTTTTTTCCTTATGAGCATGTCCAACACAATCAACCTTTTTTCATTCAAATCGACCAACTCATCTAACATCATATCTCAAAAAAATTCAGATGGTATCTCGTTTTGCCTTTGGATTCTTGCCGACTGTAAATATATTTCAGCATGCAACACATTGTCGTGTCCAAAGGTAAGTCGAAAAGAAGTTGTGTTCGTTGCTTCCTTGGGTGACGTCCGACAAACGCATAGTGCTTGATCTAATATCTTGTGACAATTTCTAGGCTTTTGGCCAACATGCTTCTTGATTAATCCTATTATTATTTTGTTTCCTATTTCGGCTTGTCCTGAGcatagtgtcataccccaaaatttgcccattaatatttcaagacatttttcagggcattccgactcatttttatgacactgatcttaaaggaacaaaggcccagctcacgaatggcccaatccagaaaatggcccaaactggcctgttcgctacgcgctcgctacacgctcgcctagcgaacgttcgctacgcgttcgctacacgctcgcctagcgaagctgacagacaacagaaaatttcgggcttcattctgagcccattaggtcatgaaaaagagcattataaataccagcacttcagtaatgaaaaggagaacgaaaaaggacgaaaagagaaccctagcaagcaaaccctcgcgctcacagacggaaaaccctggaggctaaccctgagaattccgagaaaccctgaaggaaaagccggcggcagcaaggtcacttccgctcaattcgatccggtcggccaattcaaggttacaattgctattactaccttatgttcttaatttgcatatggcattatgattaaatttatgaaaatatcttaagtttgtcatgtgaattgtagtgtgcacttgaataccttaaatgattaaccatataattgctgtaatgaaagccataaggcataaaattggttgaaattgtactgatatcaaaaccaaaatccgcagtcgctcgctagcacgtcgctaagcgagcatgaagcgagtattcgctaagccttcgctaggcgaggcaggcgcgaacctgacagtagccgacttttctattctgatttttcattcatgttttatcatagccaggcattgtttatctgatcatattaccgttgtgatttcttttgcggtgtaatcctcgattgcaccctgatttggtattctaacccgtttgctgaatgttgcaaaggttcacagaccccaggaaaagattgttgtttaggtcttccactttatttgtgggatacccttgtgaagagctgccctaaattgcttaattaattttaatgtattaattttaatgtattatttttaatgtattgattttaatgtggagattcaccctaattacctaattaactttaaaacatggcctctaaatatgtgatcttggacctctcttttgccttacgatattacggtattacggtcatgtcccacgaatgtggggatacccttagcaaagacccttcgattaaatcatcatgtccctttaaaataaatcatagtccctcggatgttgccttcgaatatatgattttgtccctcgatgacacttcggtgtagcctacggttaaatgatgatcatcccttcgaatgctaaggtatccttacaactgttgccttcaatgacctatcgatgaccctacgatgacccttttacatccaaaggataaaactacttacttctcaatagtaaggacagttttaccctcataaggataggaaacgttcataacgaccttaggaaggtataactctcaattgctggatcataacctaaaacatttcccacccctcacactttgcaaaatcctagaaaatcaccacttggtacacattcatactagaatcatcaccaagttacatttttctaaaccgttttcaaaatcaaacgagataaatactttgtatacattcatacgagaatcattacaaagttaaactctcttttcgaaacatttttaaacaattcaccaacacttttcagacaaaaatataagtgatccagcaattaagagcccatggataaccatggatacaaagggtgctaataccttccctttgtataatgtacctcccgaacccaaaatctattgaggtctttcctgttcttttccacctttccttattggataaaagaaaagtcggtggcgactcttgctatccgcgacattgcgataaaaagcaaaacacaccaagtcagttcaccgtatgacagaactggcgactctgctggggactattacaagagaggttaccttaaaaacaagatcacttattccaaattgtctgatttacttttaagggattgcttgggtatttttgagtgaaagatcctacacccggatctagtgtaccttaggtaagtagcaatagatcatcgcgactatccggcatatactggaatggttaaaatgatggctacggttaatgtgacactttggatgtcctgatgttcctcatgttcacttgaggaaaaatttggcttccgcgtggtgtcattaaagcattaaccagacctttagaaccctaattgactcatcccggccattagaaagtagtgagataactgacttcggttccgactggggttggttgagactcgatactacactctttgagattggactttagggaagcttcggtcaaccacttggtgttgcactgaagtggacttgaaggaaggtcaatgattggagatccttttagaacccggttactattctaggacaggttgaaccaactaaacttcagtggggagggtaattacctatggaactcatgcaagccttaaaacctaggaatgatggttgtgtgacttgcttgtgcttgttatttatttaacctcataacatcataacatcataacatcatgacatcataacattgtactaaccgtttcaaggacttagggatttaactttgctctgttttgtaaggctatggctcccaggaagaccatccggatcaattttgtagcaatctctcctcaactcaagaacttagtgtcagaactttccgatcatgcgcagttcatcaagaaacacggttctctcctcaatttggttaccactggtttcaaagaa includes:
- the LOC127074531 gene encoding calcium uniporter protein 2, mitochondrial gives rise to the protein MAFKKTLTQRLLNITKMSSQSLSNCRISSSSLQSRIPSTAAKRDIAPEPGDDGVFRRFLHKRAGFLPEVRSPRPTGDSLIQKLREMDIARNRIRLDGLSPPEKEETAVEVQDVRKLLRAAQLEAVKSKLRKIQQNCVTYSEFIQMCGENCSDQEQAKQIAKILDDSATVIILGDVVFLKPEQVAKTIQALLPVPGQKPNDVETKELEEMEKVKAAIDNKADSRVRRELWGGLGFLMVQTLAFMRLTFWELNWDVMEPICFYVTSMYFMAGYTFFMRTSKEPCFEGFYQSRFSTKQKRLMKLHNFDIARYNQLKDASPLASSSELNSTTVHPLNQFQRTF